The Pyxidicoccus sp. MSG2 DNA segment CGAGCAGTTCCTCCGTGCGGCGCGCACGCCGGGCGCCATCGTCGTGGACGGGAAGCTGGACGAGGCGGTGTGGGGCACGGCGCCCATGTTCGACGGCTTCGTGCAGCGCTTCCCCAAGGCGGGCGCCGCGCCCACCGAGCGCACCGAATTGCGCGTCCTCTACGACGACGACACGCTGTACGTGGGTGTCTACGCGCACGACTCGGAGCCGGCGCTCATCGACTACCGGCTGGGTCGGCGTGACAGCCTTCCGCGCGCGGACAGCGTCCACCTGCTCATCGACTCGGCGCATGACCACCGCACGGCCATGGTGTTCTCGCTGAGCGCCAGCGGCGTGCAGAGCGACGGCCTCTACTTCGACGACCGCAACTACACGCAGAACTGGGACGGCGTCTGGGACGCGGCGGCGGGCCGCGCGCCGGACGGCTGGGTGGCCGAGTACGCCATTCCCCTCTCACTGCTGCCGTTTCCCCAGGCACAGGTGCAGACGTGGGGCTTCTCCGTGCGCCGCGACATCGGCCGGAAGAACGAAGAAATCGAGTCGGTGGAGAATCCGCGCACCACCAACGCGGTGGCGTCGCGGCTGGGGCACCTCACCGGCATGGAGGCGCTGCGCCCGCATGCGCGCTGGGAGGTGCGGCCCTACCTGGCGGCGCGCGGCGTCATGCGGCCCCAGTTCTCCTCGCCCAACCAGCCCACGCCGCGGCTGCTCAGCCCGGTGCTGGACGTGGGGCTGGACGCGAAGGCGGCCGTCACCAGTGACTTGACGCTGAGTGCCACGCTCAACCCGGACTTCGGCGAGGTGGAGGCGGATCAACTCCTGCTCAACCTCAGCACCTTCGAGGCCTTCTACCCGGAGCGGCGGCCCTTCTTCACCCAGGGCCTGGAGCTGTTCGAGCCGGTGGGCATGACGTCGGACACGGCGCCGATGTCGCTCTTCTACTCGCGGCGCATCGGCCTGGCGACGCCCATCCTCGGCGCGGCGAAGATGACGGGCACGGTGGGCAAGGGGGTGCAGGTGGGCGTCATGGAGGCGCTCGTCACCTCTCCCTGGCAGGAGCGGGACGAGACGGCTCCGGACCGCGGGCTGCACCTGGACGCGAGCCGGCCGCTGCACCTGGGGCCGGGCGTGGAGCTGCCCGGTGCACCCACGGCCACCACCAACTACCTGGTGGCGATGGCGCGCACGAAGGTGGGAACGAGCTCGCGCGTGGGCGGCTCGATTGCCTCGGCGCAGCCCTTCGAGGGGACGTGCCGGCCGGAGGACCAGGCTCCCACCTCGGGCCCGCTGCCGGCGTCGTGCACGGCGCTGGGCTCGCTGGCGGGCTCGCTGGACTTCGACGTGAAGACGGGCGACAGCCAGTGGGGTGTGCTGGGCCTGCTGACGGCGTCGCGCGCCATGGCGGGGCCGCCAGAGCGGCTCTTGCGCGACGGCACGGTGCTGCGGCGCGGGGACATGGGCGCGGGCGGCTACGTGCGCGCGGGCCGCTTCGGAGGCAAGGGCTTCCGGCCGGAGGTGGGCCTGGACCTGGCGCTGCCGAAGCTGGAGCTGAACGCCATCGGCTTCCAGCGCACGCAGAACGCCACCGCGCCGCGCTTCCAGTTGATGTACGCGCAGCCGGACGGCTTCGGGCCGCTGAACGACTTCTTCGCCACCCTCACCGTGAAGCCCCAGTGGACCGCGGACGGGCGGGGCGTGTACCGCGGCACGTCCGCGAGCCTCAGCGTGGATTCGCTGCTGCCCTCCTTCGACGTGCTGGGCGTGCAGGGCACCCTGGACGTGGGTGGCTACGACGTGCGAGAGCTGGCCGGCACGGGCGTCCCGTTCGAGCGCACGGGCGTGGCGTACGTCGGCCTCTACGGCAACACGAAGTC contains these protein-coding regions:
- a CDS encoding carbohydrate binding family 9 domain-containing protein; amino-acid sequence: MTTALLLALWGTGARAALEGPGREQFLRAARTPGAIVVDGKLDEAVWGTAPMFDGFVQRFPKAGAAPTERTELRVLYDDDTLYVGVYAHDSEPALIDYRLGRRDSLPRADSVHLLIDSAHDHRTAMVFSLSASGVQSDGLYFDDRNYTQNWDGVWDAAAGRAPDGWVAEYAIPLSLLPFPQAQVQTWGFSVRRDIGRKNEEIESVENPRTTNAVASRLGHLTGMEALRPHARWEVRPYLAARGVMRPQFSSPNQPTPRLLSPVLDVGLDAKAAVTSDLTLSATLNPDFGEVEADQLLLNLSTFEAFYPERRPFFTQGLELFEPVGMTSDTAPMSLFYSRRIGLATPILGAAKMTGTVGKGVQVGVMEALVTSPWQERDETAPDRGLHLDASRPLHLGPGVELPGAPTATTNYLVAMARTKVGTSSRVGGSIASAQPFEGTCRPEDQAPTSGPLPASCTALGSLAGSLDFDVKTGDSQWGVLGLLTASRAMAGPPERLLRDGTVLRRGDMGAGGYVRAGRFGGKGFRPEVGLDLALPKLELNAIGFQRTQNATAPRFQLMYAQPDGFGPLNDFFATLTVKPQWTADGRGVYRGTSASLSVDSLLPSFDVLGVQGTLDVGGYDVRELAGTGVPFERTGVAYVGLYGNTKSTRRVYVGGSAGVNRRLTTAVLPAHTDWTASLYAVMTPHPALQTRVEVGSERTRHGARYVEQLDESRFLLGDLDSRYLSLTLRQQWIVSPKLTLQGYAQLFTAYGVYGRYFTADSDGRSRIDLDTLEPTLLGSANFHDTALNVNAVARWEYRLGSTLFLVYSHTQQGLPTPVGEVAPATLGPKRLLEGPATDAVMLKWSYYWGA